TTGTCTCAACAATGACATCTGGGATGATTCTAAGAACCAAATATCCGTTATGGTATCTGCCTGGGCCACAGTAACAGCATATGCTCCTTGCCTGGGGGATGGGTCGGTAGCCCTGAGGCGGCTGAAGGGAGCCAGGCCATCCtggccaccagagggcagcaTTGAAATTGGGCTTCCAAGGGCCAGAGGCCAGGAGGGAGCTGGTCAGACTCGAGTCTCTGGCCTCAGTAGTGCTCAGATGCAGTGCTTCAGAACTCAACcaatcctttcctccttccccagctgtcCAGAACAGCCCTAAGGGTTGCCACCGGGACAAGAGGACCCAGATTGTCTACAGCGATGATGTCTACAAGGAAAACCTTGTGGATGGCTTCTAGGGAATGGAGCTGGATTCCGTGTGCCTCATCTGCACCAACACTGGTCTCAGTAAAACACTGAGGTGGAAGCTCACAcatctccctcagcctctggttCTTCAGCACCTGGGATTGGGGTTGAGCCTTTAAAAACGGCTGTTAGATTTTCTCTCAGTTGTAACACATGGCCAGTGCAcgttcccttctcccttcccccaaaagGATCTTGAACACAGGTCTTGTCGCAGCTGTTTTAATTTGATCTCATACCCCTTTCCAGCAGGAAACCCCTTACAGAAAATCCAAACCCTCATCTTTGAGTTTGTCCTTGAGCCAGGGCAGCACTTGGAAGAGGTTGATGTGAAAGTCTCGGGCATGCGCAGGCACCTGATGCCACCGCCTCTGGTCTTTGCAGACATCCACGACACCCCAGCTGATCACGCCAACCTGGAGAGGGCAAGGGGATGCCACGGatcatttggtagaattccttcCTGATCCCAGGAAACTCAGCTATTCCTAGTTGCATCTGAGTTAACCTAGAAGAATTAGACTGGGGACCCAGCTCACTCCTGGTCTCTCTAGCACACAGGCCGGACACAGGGCCTTAGCCGGCGATTTCAAGGAACAGTTGTAAGGAAGCAGGCTCTGGTCTCCTCTTTCCAGCCACACCCATGGAGCTTTCCTGCTTTAGGGCCCATGCTGACCACTTGGCATCTCCCCACAATTAGGAGAGGGGTAACTCACTTGAATGAAGCGACTCCTCTTGTGAATAATCAGGGGACCACCAGAATCACCTACAGGGGAGGAAAAGCTGTAGGGAGAGCGATTCTTGGGCTTCAGGAACATGCAGCATGATCAAAGAGCTTTCTCTTACCTCTGCAAGTATTGGGGTCAGCATAAGGATCCACCCCTCCAGTGCAAAGGAACCTGGGGGTGACCACTTCAGAGATGTCTTTGACTTTGTCATAGCCTATGGCATACCGCGCATCTCTCTCACAGCTGGCTTTCTATAggtgaggaggagaaaggggtgaTGAACAGAGCATGCTCAGGAAGAACTGGGGCCTAGAGGACCTGCTTAGAACCCCATGTTCCTCACCTTGTCCCCATTCTTGATGTAGACCTCCTTCCGAACCAGCATCTTCTTCCCCTCTTTGGATAACTCTGACACAAACATAGCTTTGATATCCTTCGCAGGGAGCAGCTCTTGCACTGGACGAATGGACAGGCTGGGTCATTTtagctctctccctccctccctccaccatcTCCCCATTGCCTTTGTCACTCAGCAAATGTCCCTCAGCGCTTTCCTGTGAGCTAGGGACCAGGCCGGCCATCATCTGCCCCCACAGCACCCCGTCATGCCCCACTTGTGCTACTCTCCCTGAATATCTTACTCTGTTGCTGGCAAGTGGTTGACAGTGGAAGCCTCAAAGCTTGATTTGCTCCCTGGGTGCAGGGGAGACAAATGGGCCTATTaaggagagatggggaaactCAGGGACAGCACAGTGGACCTGCCCCAGGCCTGCAGCACCCCCTTGCCTGAACTTTACTCCTCGGTGTTCTAGAGGGCTCACCTGACAGTCTCTTCATACGTCAGCCTCTTCTTGAGCCTGATAAGGGCCACGTCATAGTCATAAAATTCATGAATGCCTTCTGCGTTTTTCCCATTGATGTTGTAGTCGGGGTGAAATAGGACTTCCTGTATCTCCAATTCCTGCTTCTGACCCCCTAAGGTAGGAGGAAAATGGGTATGTCAGGGCAACCCACTTCTCTGCGGGCAGCCTCCTGCCTCTGCGCCACCCCCAAGTAGCCCAGTGTGCCAGGGACGGAGCTGCTGTGAGGACCGGGGGAGCGTGGGCTCCTGCGCAGCTGAAACTGGGGATTGATGCGTTGCGTCCTTACCCACGCTGACCTTGATTGAGTGTTCCTGATCATCCACTGTGAAACAGTGTGCCGCCGTCAGCACGAAGTACTCAGACACCACGGCCCCCATACAGGTCTCGTGTCCCTTCAAAGGGCGCTGGAACAGAATGGCAGAGGGGAAAGCTCAACTTCCACAAACCCCACAATCTACCCCTTCCCCTACCCCCGTTCCACCCTGACTCCCCCTGCCAGGAGTCCCCGCCACCAGGACGATGTGCTTACAGTGACAGAGATCTTGGCCTGCCACGGTTGCTTGTGGTAATCAGTGCCTTTCTTGTGCTCCCAAACCATTCCACAGAGCCCCAGTGTCCGGGTCTCATCTAGTAAGAAAGGAGAATGTGCCGAAAGGTGGGACACTTCATTTCCAGCCGGCAGCAGCCTTTGGGGGAGGGGCGTCTGCACGGTAATGAGGCCCGGAAGGAGAGGAGAGTCATGGGACATTTGTTTTCCTTACACTGTGGGCAAGGAACCGTGAGCTAGAGTGAAGTGAACTTGGAACTAAGAGATGGGAGACCTGGCTGCTTTCAGGCCCAACTCTAGCTGGCTTGCTGTCCCTAGGCTGTTCTCGGCCTCACTTGCCCCATGTGTCAAACGAGGGACTTGAGAAAGCTCTCTGATGTCAGTCAGAGCTCCATGATTCTAAGATCAGGAAGCGGATAGTGCCAGGAAACAAGAATGTGACAGAGAAGGAGCAGCAAGAAAGGCCCTCCAGACTGCCGAGGCTTCAGGAGGAGAGGCAGTATGAGTGACCTTGGGGGACCTGGGCAGTTTCCTGACCTCTTTACAACCTCTTGGTATCTTCTTACCAAGCATTTGGACGAAAACATCTTCCAGATTTTCCATGTCCTTGACTTTGAATACATGTTGTTCTCCATCCTTCTTGGAAGCCAAAGCATTGATGTTCTCTTGGTTCACCAGAGGCCCAACCCCAAACACATAGATATctgagggagaaaaagggagGCTGAGTGTCCACGCCCTGGGGACAGGAGCTGAGAAAGTAAGGTACTGGATCCTGGGCAATAAAACTCACCCAGATAATCCTCCCGGGGGTTTTTGCGATCCCTCCCAATGTACAGGAAGTCCCGGATCTCATGAACAACAGAGACTGGGTCCCCACCCATGTTGTGCAAGCCTGTAGAAGAGATGGACCATGAAGGTGGGAGGCAAGAAGAGGGTCAAGGAAGATAAATTGGCTGGAAGTAGTGACACATGGCTGGGTAAGCAGCTTGAGGGGATGGAAGTGACAGATCACAAAGAGGCTTAAGAAGAATTCCTCCTTGGAAAGAGTCACAGGAATGATCAACATGGTTGGGGCCCCGAGCAGCACTCAGGGCTCCAACCATGAGTCTAGCTTTACATGTGGACCACACGCTGGTACAAAAGGTTTGGGAGTCCGGGGGCACAAGAAGGGTCCCTTCTGACCATCAGTCATGAGGATGATAACATGGCGGGTGCGGTTCCAGCCTTCAGGGGGGGAGTTCCCTGGCCAGctcatcatgttgtatacttcCTGGAGGGCCTTCTTGGTGTTAGTCCCTGCCTTCAATTTGTGATCTgtggaaagggaagagatcaccTTGCCTGGTCTTCTAAGTCATCTATGAACCCTAGAGGCCTATCAACAACTGAAATCCCACATCTTTCAGCTTTTTGAGTTGTCAAAACTGACTTCCCTTTGGCCACAAAGTGACCTTCTCAGCCCCCAACAGGTCCCCAGTGACTCGTATTCCCCAGGGATGAGCCTGCTGTTCGACCACAGACTGCAAAGTGGTCTGCCCCGCCTTCCCACGTGGTCTTACCACCACCTCCCCACAACAACCCTGAATCTTTTGACCTCTCTGACTCCAAAGTAACCTCCCCGCAACCAGTCCCTTCCCTGACCTCTGACCTTCATAGCTGATTTGGTTGAGTGTCCTTGTGACCCAGTCTGCATCGCTGCTGTTATCATCTCTCACTCTAACCCAGACTTTGGGGATTGTGGCATATGTCACTAGACCATATTTTGGCTTCACCCCATAGCTTGCCACCTGTGGGTTAGGGGAGCAAAGGGTCATGGCATTGAAAGAATACTATGGTTGGGAGAGGTCAGCAGCTTTTCTGGGACAGGGAAAATTATAATCAGAAACTCAAGGGCTGACTGGTCACCCTGAGGTTCACCTGGATGATTGGGTTAGAGGTCAGGAAACTGCTTCAAGtaagagggaaggaggacagaATCAGACCAGAGGTTTTCTGGGATCCTGTGGCCCAGAGGCCTGGGAACATCAGGGAACTAGTCCTGGCAGGGCAGAGTTCACATTCAGGGGGAAGGGGGCTCCACCTTCTCAATGAAGTCTCTGAGACAGTTCTTGGCCCTTGTGAAGTTGCTGATCCCAATGCTGTCTGATCCATCCAGCACCAGATAGATGTTCATGGAACCCGAGGGGTCCAAGACAATCTTCCTCTTCTGTTGTTCCCCTAGGTGCCACCAGAGAAACTCAGGCTCCAGCATGCATGGTTCCCCTGCCTCTTCATCCTCCCCCaattccctgcctccctcccctctctgcctccaaACCTGGGCTATGCCCATCCTCAGCATCGACTCCTTCTATGGTCTCTGTCAGGGAAGACAGGAAGGCTTCGGCTACCTCTTCAGGGGTGTCATACATAAAGGAGTCTGGGAGAGGTCAGAAATCAGGTCAaatgttgggggggtgggaagggggggtCAAAGACTCATCGACTGGAGACGGGATGATGGATTTCTGGGGCGGGAAGGGGGCTCAGTAGTGAGGAAGTTCTACAGGCAGGGTTAGAAGTGAGGAAGGAGCTGGGTTGCATTAGGGGCAGGAAACAGTGCTCTGGTATACGGACGTGAGGATGAAAGGGCAGGATCTGAACCTGAGGGCATGGTCAAGGGTCACCTTGGCAAGAAGGCTCTGTTCCGCTCCAAGAGCCCCCTTCTTGGCATGTTCGCTGCCGGGAGCCCCGCAGGGTGAGTCCCCGGTTGCAGTAGTAGGTGACACTGTCTTCCAGGCGGTACTGGCTGCCCACCTTCCTTGTGCCGATGGGGGTGCCCGGGTTGGGGCAGTACCCCGCTGCAGAAGCATGAGACATGGAGGTGAGGCCCGAAACCTGAGGCCTGGATGGTACAGTAGAGCACAGGAGTTGTGGTGCCAGTTCCTCAGGCTGGAGCACGGTCGGGGGGGGATACCattgctgggggaggggatgctTCTCACCTCCATCATCGCAGATGGCCGTTTGTCCATCCCACCGACCAGTCGCTTGGCAGGTGCGATTGGCGGAGCCCCGGAGAGTGTAGCCATCATAGCAGTGGAAAGAGATCTGATCACTCAAATTGTAGTAGGGGGCCCGGGGCCAGTATTCCCCATTCTCAAACTCCTGTGGTCTTGGGCAGCGAAttgctttgggggaggggggacaagTAGAAGTTACTGAAAAGGAAGGGCTTCTCTTGAGAGTATCCCTCCTGGACTCAGGGACCCTGTCACAGAGAAATAGTGCCTTTTTGGTCCCACAGAAACAGTGGCTATCCTCAACCCAGGATGAGTCTTGCTTCTCCTCGCTCCCCATTTCTGAGCGTTCTTTTCACTGCTGGGGCTGCCTGGCACAGGGCAAATGCTCGGTGAAGATtcactcccttcctcctcccttcttctctgcTTCAGTTCCAGACAGTCCCTGCACTTGCTCAGCTTCCCCTGTTTACCTGCTTGGCCTCAACACCACTCTAATAGCATCCTAGTCTGGCCCTTGGCCACCATCTGCTCCATCCCTCCATTACCCCGTGCCCACCCTCACTGCCCTCCAACCTCTGCATTCTGCCTTCTTGACAATCTTTTGGTCTTGGGTCTGCAGGGTGCTCCAGGACCCCGTGGATCTGCAGATGCGCGCCTGCACGGGGTATGGGTAGAAGCCAGAGGGACACGTGTACTCCAGTGCCTGGCCCTCCTTGAGAAGCCTGAAGGAACCACCTTTGATCTCTACTCCCTCCAGAGAGCAGGTGCTTTGGGCCCTGACCCCAGGCATTGGTGTTGTGCTCCCACCTAAAAAGAAAGACTGCTGAAGCCCAGCCTCACAAGGCCAAGGAGGGGTGTTGGGGGTAGCAGGAAGGGGGGTTGTGACCCTCTCTTACCTCCAGACGAGAGGCCCAGCACCAAGGAAATCAGGCAGAGTTGGGGGCTGAGATTTCTCCCCATGGTGATGGAAGGCAGGAGAGAAACTGGGGTTGGGGGCCTATCCCAGCTTGTGCTGCCTCTCTGCTTGGCTCAGTGTCCAAGCTGAAACTTCAGACCTGGGCCTGGTCgcactctcttcctctgccccccacaacCTCCAGCCTTTTATGCAATCTGCATTCTGGCACTTGTGGCTCACCCCACCCACCTGACCCACACCGCTTTCCGGAATGTCCAAGAGGGAGGGCCCAATGAGCTGCCAGTCAAGGAAATAGAAGCTGCATAAGCCCTGCCCTTTGCTGCCCATGATCCAGGACTGACCCCTTCAACACCACCTCTCAACCCCGGTTCCTCCCCAGCGAGCCCAGACCACCCCCTTAGGGGCCAGAAATAAAGGCTGGCTCACTCCTTGTTGACTCTTATGGAGCAGAGTCCAGCCACTGTTTGTCCAGCAGGGTCTGTGACCTGCCTCCTGGTGGTTCCTGGAATCATCCCGGCCTTCCTCACTCCCCTGGCCAGTCCACAAGTAGAGGCAcagacagatgaggaaatcatcaatttttattaatttcataacTGGGAAATTCCACGTGAGAGTGAAAGGAAAGTGAGTCAAGCGAGGCAGAGGGTGTGCCCCTGGGGATTCCCCAGCTTGAATGTGCTGCGCGGGGCAGGGGTTCGGAGCTGGGAGCATGAGGGGGTGATGGGGTCTGAGGGTGGGAGTTCAAGGGTAGGAGATAAGACAGATGGCGGGTGCTGGCAGGACAACAGAGGGGTGGCCACAATTAGAGGGGCAAAAAGTTCAGGATACCCTCCAGGTGCTGCCTCAGCCAGGGCTGCAGGCGAAAGAGATTGATGTGAAAATCTCGTGGTATCTTGCCTTTGGGGGCCCTTTGACGAGAGTTTTTATTGTTCATGCCACAGGGGTTGTAGAGACCCCAACTCACTAGGCCCacctggaagagagagagaacggggtgGGAGACTGTCACAACCCCAGCTCCAAGCCTCAACCTTCCCAGTTCCTTCAAAGGCCTCCCTCATCCTCCTGCAAGGCCAAGACCCTGTAACCCCAGTCCTGTGGgtttcccccttctctcctcaccTGAAAAAACCTGTGCCTCCGCTCAAGGAAAACTGCTCCCCCAGATTCTCCTGCCAGAAAGGGGGGATAGGAAACTGTCATACTGACCCTGTGTCATCAGGGCGTGCATGCTGGCCACAGGGACAGCAGTGGTCTTTCCCTCAGGAATTCAGGCtcaggagggggggtgggagggactcACCCCTGCAGGGATTGTCATCCTTCTCAGTCCCACTGCATAGGAACTGGTCTGTCACTACCTCTCTGACATCCTTCAAGTCGGGGAAGGTGGTTTTGTCTTGGGAGACGGCCTTGATACAGCTTGTCCACTGCAACAGGGGCAGAACAGGAGAGAAGGATGAAACGAGCAGTCCCAGGGGCTACCTGGCAGTTGCTAGGCCTGGAGGAGGGGTGACACAGGGTCAGATGGAAAAAGCAGCCAGAGCTGGAGCAAGAAGGGACAAAGAGACCTTCAGGGAGCAGCCACAGGtgtcccaccctccccccaacccagcaTCCCAGACCTGAGATCCTCACCTCTGTCCCTGTCTTGAGGTTAATGTTCATTTTGTTCCCATTCAAGGCCACAAAATGAGCAGGAATGCTCAGTTTGTTCAGAAGTTCACTTTCTGCATTCAAGGAGGAAGGCATGTGGTGCCGGTCCCTTTACCCAGCATCCAGACTCCAGATTGGAGGCTGTTGCACAGTCCACGTCATCAGCACTAAGCCCTGGTCCCAGTTCCTCACGCGCCCTGAGCCCCAGCACTCACCATGGTCTCGGCAGGTGCTGCCTGGGGGTCTCCGCAGAGCCAGATTGGCCTCCACAGTGCAGGGAAGGCAAATGGGCCTGGGGAGAAGGACAAGGGTCACACAGGCCCATTCTCAGTGTCCCCTGCTGTGGGACTCCCCAGAGCAGTCTCCCCCAGAAGACGCCCTCTCATCCCAGGCTCTAGCACCTGGCATGGGTGGACATCTTCACTTTCTCGGCCAGCTTCAACAGGGCAATGTCATCACCGTAGAACTCTCGGATCCCCTGATCCTTCTTGGCAAAGACGTCAAACCCCGAGGAGATCACCGCCTTATCAATACTGAAGTCTTTGCCCCACTGGGATTTAGGATCCCCTGGGAACAATAAGGCAGATTAGGCTGGGCCAGGGCTCCTGAAGGGGCCAGAGGCTAGGGACCAATGCTGAGAGCCCTGGCCACAGGCTCAGGAGCCTGGTGTGGGCCCTGCCTTACCCACGTTGACCCTCCACAGGGAGCTGTTCTCGGCATTGCGGAAGCAGTGAGCGGCCGTCAGGACCCACTGGTCTGAGATGAGGGCCCCCCGGCAGGTCTCCTGGCTCCTAGGCTGTAGGGAAATTGGTGATTTTCAGGGACTGCTATGTCTCTGGTCCAT
Above is a window of Zalophus californianus isolate mZalCal1 chromosome 7, mZalCal1.pri.v2, whole genome shotgun sequence DNA encoding:
- the CFB gene encoding complement factor B isoform X1, with protein sequence MGRNLSPQLCLISLVLGLSSGGGSTTPMPGVRAQSTCSLEGVEIKGGSFRLLKEGQALEYTCPSGFYPYPVQARICRSTGSWSTLQTQDQKIVKKAECRAIRCPRPQEFENGEYWPRAPYYNLSDQISFHCYDGYTLRGSANRTCQATGRWDGQTAICDDGAGYCPNPGTPIGTRKVGSQYRLEDSVTYYCNRGLTLRGSRQRTCQEGGSWSGTEPSCQDSFMYDTPEEVAEAFLSSLTETIEGVDAEDGHSPGEQQKRKIVLDPSGSMNIYLVLDGSDSIGISNFTRAKNCLRDFIEKVASYGVKPKYGLVTYATIPKVWVRVRDDNSSDADWVTRTLNQISYEDHKLKAGTNTKKALQEVYNMMSWPGNSPPEGWNRTRHVIILMTDGLHNMGGDPVSVVHEIRDFLYIGRDRKNPREDYLDIYVFGVGPLVNQENINALASKKDGEQHVFKVKDMENLEDVFVQMLDETRTLGLCGMVWEHKKGTDYHKQPWQAKISVTRPLKGHETCMGAVVSEYFVLTAAHCFTVDDQEHSIKVSVGGQKQELEIQEVLFHPDYNINGKNAEGIHEFYDYDVALIRLKKRLTYEETVRPICLPCTQGANQALRLPLSTTCQQQMQELLPAKDIKAMFVSELSKEGKKMLVRKEVYIKNGDKKASCERDARYAIGYDKVKDISEVVTPRFLCTGGVDPYADPNTCRGDSGGPLIIHKRSRFIQVGVISWGVVDVCKDQRRWHQVPAHARDFHINLFQVLPWLKDKLKDEGLDFL
- the CFB gene encoding complement factor B isoform X2, coding for MGRNLSPQLCLISLVLGLSSGGGSTTPMPGVRAQSTCSLEGVEIKGGSFRLLKEGQALEYTCPSGFYPYPVQARICRSTGSWSTLQTQDQKIVKKAECRAIRCPRPQEFENGEYWPRAPYYNLSDQISFHCYDGYTLRGSANRTCQATGRWDGQTAICDDGAGYCPNPGTPIGTRKVGSQYRLEDSVTYYCNRGLTLRGSRQRTCQEGGSWSGTEPSCQDSFMYDTPEEVAEAFLSSLTETIEGVDAEDGHSPGEQQKRKIVLDPSGSMNIYLVLDGSDSIGISNFTRAKNCLRDFIEKVASYGVKPKYGLVTYATIPKVWVRVRDDNSSDADWVTRTLNQISYEDHKLKAGTNTKKALQEVYNMMSWPGNSPPEGWNRTRHVIILMTDDIYVFGVGPLVNQENINALASKKDGEQHVFKVKDMENLEDVFVQMLDETRTLGLCGMVWEHKKGTDYHKQPWQAKISVTRPLKGHETCMGAVVSEYFVLTAAHCFTVDDQEHSIKVSVGGQKQELEIQEVLFHPDYNINGKNAEGIHEFYDYDVALIRLKKRLTYEETVRPICLPCTQGANQALRLPLSTTCQQQMQELLPAKDIKAMFVSELSKEGKKMLVRKEVYIKNGDKKASCERDARYAIGYDKVKDISEVVTPRFLCTGGVDPYADPNTCRGDSGGPLIIHKRSRFIQVGVISWGVVDVCKDQRRWHQVPAHARDFHINLFQVLPWLKDKLKDEGLDFL